Proteins encoded together in one Xenopus laevis strain J_2021 chromosome 6L, Xenopus_laevis_v10.1, whole genome shotgun sequence window:
- the adnp2.L gene encoding ADNP homeobox 2 L homeolog isoform X2 translates to MCCGRRELSLFLPLTHTSITRSPSVPLGCDSYERTTFKMFQPPVNSLEKIRKARKRVKQILLQIGLESCRELLEDYRSKTFCCSLCRFSTKLLSSFKSHLKRYHDDEKDQELMASCPSCPFTSQSKTVVKHMRIFHSSTRKTPSNNTRENVNIPRNHLMVKFSCTKCPYTDTLYYSMKKHVLMTHYEDLVVSYFGEKTDEDIANVSLNSTISFFKLQPVDKFYCKQCNSTASSNDALVYHILTSEKHRDLEQKLRGDILETSKERIRKMQTKLIQTDFIPRKPILAPRSNTPITINHTIRLASVPQNGPSQTMATSVTHNQNAVPTFSAVATSSGGLTTNSPAAGSINTQVKYVTASLPQNPNISLQSSLSQPVFVSQRFPVNQSVAAVLSPGCIVPTSQTSVRPAVLPINQTLPGGLLPVNQPAVLACPPQTLQPNIINVNQAVRPAVFPVNQPLGPNNSTANQPGVAQNTFLTAPIFRQLIPTGKQVNGIPTYTLAPISVLPVAPCPVPAVNPSKALEQNLQTDKAMQVSPSPAVAPSPPVAKMTQALQSKSPGLTATPGPFGKETKLWKSCPVCSELFPSNVYEVHMQVAHVKGGNVRRRRNAKLTDNSYSMETKECVTIAAQASFLKILKENCIQCISCRCLASEELLKHLLMHGMICLYCKAVFHELRNFVYHMKILHLGKKKLHPDFSKKAFEIPSDLNGNALFPRFDFNLKVSKDELGDREINLVVVTGTNSQTAAPIYIKIQNKNTDLGHQPNSKCPFCNCALSNTEGYETHLKDRHHIMPTVHTILKMPAFKCVHCCGVYTGSMTLSAVDVHLLRCRNAPKDSSSGMERDNANQSLSQAETKCTLPTSIADNEENELSVPSKRRKVEVNMDPSENPEEISLDILALVPNQSETSYDYKKDFLVKYFNTRPYPSKKEIALLSTLLDMWKTDVASYIGTRRYMCMKALKNHKQQVLLGFQMSELKKVKHNIDLNEDY, encoded by the coding sequence gaTTACAGGTCAAAGACATTTTGCTGCAGTCTTTGCAGATTTTCAACCAAGTTACTTTCTTCATTCAAGAGTCATCTAAAACGCTATCATGATGATGAAAAGGACCAAGAGCTTATGGCTTCTTGCCCCAGCTGCCCATTTACTTCACAGTCAAAAACTGTGGTAAAACACATGAGGATATTTCACTCAAGTACTAGAAAAACCCCTTCCAATAACACAAGAGAGAATGTAAATATACCCAGAAATCATCTGATGGTCAAATTTTCTTGTACCAAATGCCCCTATACAGACACATTATACTACAGTATGAAAAAGCATGTTCTTATGACCCATTATGAAGACTTGGTTGTTtcttattttggagaaaaaacagaTGAAGACATTGCAAATGTAAGCTTGAATTCCACCATTTCTTTCTTTAAGCTTCAGCCCGTTGATAAATTCTATTGCAAGCAATGTAATTCAACTGCCAGCTCTAATGATGCACTGGTGTATCATATTTTGACATCTGAAAAGCACAGAGACCTGGAACAGAAGCTGAGGGGTGACATTTTAGAAACTAGTAAGGAAAGAATTAGAAAAATGCAAACAAAGCTAATCCAAACTGACTTTATTCCTAGAAAACCTATATTGGCACCCAGATCAAATACTCCAATCACAATTAATCACACCATTAGATTAGCTTCTGTTCCACAAAATGGGCCAAGTCAAACAATGGCGACATCAGTTACCCATAACCAAAATGCTGTGCCAACATTCTCTGCTGTCGCCACTTCTTCAGGAGGTTTAACCACTAACTCACCTGCTGCAGGTTCCATTAATACTCAAGTTAAATATGTAACTGCTTCTCTGCCACAGAATCCAAACATCTCCCTTCAATCATCCCTTTCTCAACCAGTGTTTGTATCCCAAAGGTTTCCAGTTAACCAATCTGTTGCAGCAGTCCTTTCTCCAGGGTGTATTGTTCCTACATCTCAGACTTCAGTAAGGCCTGCTGTTCTCCCTATCAACCAGACATTGCCTGGAGGATTGCTTCCTGTAAATCAACCGGCAGTACTTGCATGTCCTCCTCAGACTTTACAACCTAATATTATCAATGTGAATCAAGCAGTAAGGCCTGCAGTTTTTCCAGTAAATCAGCCTCTTGGTCCTAATAATTCTACAGCAAATCAACCTGGGGTTGCGCAAAACACTTTCCTCACAGCCCCAATATTTAGACAGCTCATTCCAACTGGTAAGCAAGTTAATGGGATACCTACATATACCCTCGCTCCAATCTCTGTTTTGCCGGTGGCTCCGTGTCCAGTTCCTGCTGTCAACCCTTCAAAGGCACTAGAACAAAACTTGCAGACCGATAAAGCAATGCAAGTTTCACCTTCTCCAGCTGTTGCACCATCACCTCCTGTTGCTAAGATGACACAAGCACTCCAATCAAAAAGCCCAGGCCTTACTGCCACTCCAGGTCCCTTTGGTAAAGAGACCAAACTATGGAAGTCATGCCCAGTATGCAGTGAGCTCTTTCCTTCAAACGTCTATGAAGTACATATGCAAGTTGCTCATGTCAAAGGAGgaaatgtcagaagaagaagaaatgccAAATTGACAGATAACTCGTATAGTATGGAAACGAAAGAGTGTGTAACAATTGCGGCACAAGCTTCTTTCTTGAAAATCTTGAAAGAAAATTGCATTCAATGTATTTCTTGCAGGTGCTTAGCGTCAGAAGAACTGTTAAAACATCTATTGATGCATGGCATGATTTGTTTGTACTGCAAAGCTGTGTTTCATGAACTAAGGAACTTTGTCTATCACATGAAAATTCTGCATTTAGGCAAAAAGAAACTACATCCAGACTTTTCCAAGAAAGCATTTGAAATCCCCAGTGATTTAAATGGCAATGCACTTTTCCCCCGTTTCGATTTCAACTTAAAAGTGTCAAAGGATGAGCTTGGAGACAGAGAGATAAATCTTGTTGTAGTAACAGGAACAAATTCTCAAACTGCTGCTCCCATATATATTAAAATCCAGAATAAAAATACTGATTTAGGTCACCAGCCAAACTCTAAATGCCCCTTTTGCAACTGTGCTTTATCTAACACAGAAGGGTATGAGACACATTTAAAAGACAGGCACCATATCATGCCAACAGTTCATACAATATTAAAAATGCCAGCTTTTAAGTGTGTCCATTGCTGTGGTGTCTATACAGGGAGTATGACACTCTCAGCTGTTGATGTGCACTTACTTCGATGCCGCAATGCACCTAAAGATAGCAGCTCTGGAATGGAGCGTGATAATGCAAATCAGTCACTTTCTCAAGCAGAGACAAAATGCACTCTTCCGACAAGTATTGCAGATAATGAGGAAAATGAATTGTCTGTGCCTTCAAAAAGAAGAAAGGTTGAAGTTAACATGGACCCATCAGAAAACCCTGAAGAAATTTCTCTTGATATCCTTGCTTTGGTCCCAAACCAATCAGAAACTTCCTATGACTACAAAAAGGACTTTTTAGTCAAATATTTTAACACAAGGCCATATCCGAGCAAGAAAGAGATAGCGTTGCTGTCCACATTGCTAGATATGTGGAAGACTGATGTTGCATCATATATTGGCACAAGGCGATACATGTGCATGAAAGCTCTCAAGAACCATAAACAGCAGGTGCTACTTGGATTTCAGATGTCTGAACTTAAAAAAGTAAAGCATAATATTGACTTGAATGAAGATTACTAA
- the adnp2.L gene encoding ADNP homeobox 2 L homeolog isoform X5, producing the protein MASCPSCPFTSQSKTVVKHMRIFHSSTRKTPSNNTRENVNIPRNHLMVKFSCTKCPYTDTLYYSMKKHVLMTHYEDLVVSYFGEKTDEDIANVSLNSTISFFKLQPVDKFYCKQCNSTASSNDALVYHILTSEKHRDLEQKLRGDILETSKERIRKMQTKLIQTDFIPRKPILAPRSNTPITINHTIRLASVPQNGPSQTMATSVTHNQNAVPTFSAVATSSGGLTTNSPAAGSINTQVKYVTASLPQNPNISLQSSLSQPVFVSQRFPVNQSVAAVLSPGCIVPTSQTSVRPAVLPINQTLPGGLLPVNQPAVLACPPQTLQPNIINVNQAVRPAVFPVNQPLGPNNSTANQPGVAQNTFLTAPIFRQLIPTGKQVNGIPTYTLAPISVLPVAPCPVPAVNPSKALEQNLQTDKAMQVSPSPAVAPSPPVAKMTQALQSKSPGLTATPGPFGKETKLWKSCPVCSELFPSNVYEVHMQVAHVKGGNVRRRRNAKLTDNSYSMETKECVTIAAQASFLKILKENCIQCISCRCLASEELLKHLLMHGMICLYCKAVFHELRNFVYHMKILHLGKKKLHPDFSKKAFEIPSDLNGNALFPRFDFNLKVSKDELGDREINLVVVTGTNSQTAAPIYIKIQNKNTDLGHQPNSKCPFCNCALSNTEGYETHLKDRHHIMPTVHTILKMPAFKCVHCCGVYTGSMTLSAVDVHLLRCRNAPKDSSSGMERDNANQSLSQAETKCTLPTSIADNEENELSVPSKRRKVEVNMDPSENPEEISLDILALVPNQSETSYDYKKDFLVKYFNTRPYPSKKEIALLSTLLDMWKTDVASYIGTRRYMCMKALKNHKQQVLLGFQMSELKKVKHNIDLNEDY; encoded by the coding sequence ATGGCTTCTTGCCCCAGCTGCCCATTTACTTCACAGTCAAAAACTGTGGTAAAACACATGAGGATATTTCACTCAAGTACTAGAAAAACCCCTTCCAATAACACAAGAGAGAATGTAAATATACCCAGAAATCATCTGATGGTCAAATTTTCTTGTACCAAATGCCCCTATACAGACACATTATACTACAGTATGAAAAAGCATGTTCTTATGACCCATTATGAAGACTTGGTTGTTtcttattttggagaaaaaacagaTGAAGACATTGCAAATGTAAGCTTGAATTCCACCATTTCTTTCTTTAAGCTTCAGCCCGTTGATAAATTCTATTGCAAGCAATGTAATTCAACTGCCAGCTCTAATGATGCACTGGTGTATCATATTTTGACATCTGAAAAGCACAGAGACCTGGAACAGAAGCTGAGGGGTGACATTTTAGAAACTAGTAAGGAAAGAATTAGAAAAATGCAAACAAAGCTAATCCAAACTGACTTTATTCCTAGAAAACCTATATTGGCACCCAGATCAAATACTCCAATCACAATTAATCACACCATTAGATTAGCTTCTGTTCCACAAAATGGGCCAAGTCAAACAATGGCGACATCAGTTACCCATAACCAAAATGCTGTGCCAACATTCTCTGCTGTCGCCACTTCTTCAGGAGGTTTAACCACTAACTCACCTGCTGCAGGTTCCATTAATACTCAAGTTAAATATGTAACTGCTTCTCTGCCACAGAATCCAAACATCTCCCTTCAATCATCCCTTTCTCAACCAGTGTTTGTATCCCAAAGGTTTCCAGTTAACCAATCTGTTGCAGCAGTCCTTTCTCCAGGGTGTATTGTTCCTACATCTCAGACTTCAGTAAGGCCTGCTGTTCTCCCTATCAACCAGACATTGCCTGGAGGATTGCTTCCTGTAAATCAACCGGCAGTACTTGCATGTCCTCCTCAGACTTTACAACCTAATATTATCAATGTGAATCAAGCAGTAAGGCCTGCAGTTTTTCCAGTAAATCAGCCTCTTGGTCCTAATAATTCTACAGCAAATCAACCTGGGGTTGCGCAAAACACTTTCCTCACAGCCCCAATATTTAGACAGCTCATTCCAACTGGTAAGCAAGTTAATGGGATACCTACATATACCCTCGCTCCAATCTCTGTTTTGCCGGTGGCTCCGTGTCCAGTTCCTGCTGTCAACCCTTCAAAGGCACTAGAACAAAACTTGCAGACCGATAAAGCAATGCAAGTTTCACCTTCTCCAGCTGTTGCACCATCACCTCCTGTTGCTAAGATGACACAAGCACTCCAATCAAAAAGCCCAGGCCTTACTGCCACTCCAGGTCCCTTTGGTAAAGAGACCAAACTATGGAAGTCATGCCCAGTATGCAGTGAGCTCTTTCCTTCAAACGTCTATGAAGTACATATGCAAGTTGCTCATGTCAAAGGAGgaaatgtcagaagaagaagaaatgccAAATTGACAGATAACTCGTATAGTATGGAAACGAAAGAGTGTGTAACAATTGCGGCACAAGCTTCTTTCTTGAAAATCTTGAAAGAAAATTGCATTCAATGTATTTCTTGCAGGTGCTTAGCGTCAGAAGAACTGTTAAAACATCTATTGATGCATGGCATGATTTGTTTGTACTGCAAAGCTGTGTTTCATGAACTAAGGAACTTTGTCTATCACATGAAAATTCTGCATTTAGGCAAAAAGAAACTACATCCAGACTTTTCCAAGAAAGCATTTGAAATCCCCAGTGATTTAAATGGCAATGCACTTTTCCCCCGTTTCGATTTCAACTTAAAAGTGTCAAAGGATGAGCTTGGAGACAGAGAGATAAATCTTGTTGTAGTAACAGGAACAAATTCTCAAACTGCTGCTCCCATATATATTAAAATCCAGAATAAAAATACTGATTTAGGTCACCAGCCAAACTCTAAATGCCCCTTTTGCAACTGTGCTTTATCTAACACAGAAGGGTATGAGACACATTTAAAAGACAGGCACCATATCATGCCAACAGTTCATACAATATTAAAAATGCCAGCTTTTAAGTGTGTCCATTGCTGTGGTGTCTATACAGGGAGTATGACACTCTCAGCTGTTGATGTGCACTTACTTCGATGCCGCAATGCACCTAAAGATAGCAGCTCTGGAATGGAGCGTGATAATGCAAATCAGTCACTTTCTCAAGCAGAGACAAAATGCACTCTTCCGACAAGTATTGCAGATAATGAGGAAAATGAATTGTCTGTGCCTTCAAAAAGAAGAAAGGTTGAAGTTAACATGGACCCATCAGAAAACCCTGAAGAAATTTCTCTTGATATCCTTGCTTTGGTCCCAAACCAATCAGAAACTTCCTATGACTACAAAAAGGACTTTTTAGTCAAATATTTTAACACAAGGCCATATCCGAGCAAGAAAGAGATAGCGTTGCTGTCCACATTGCTAGATATGTGGAAGACTGATGTTGCATCATATATTGGCACAAGGCGATACATGTGCATGAAAGCTCTCAAGAACCATAAACAGCAGGTGCTACTTGGATTTCAGATGTCTGAACTTAAAAAAGTAAAGCATAATATTGACTTGAATGAAGATTACTAA